A DNA window from Thalassospiraceae bacterium LMO-JJ14 contains the following coding sequences:
- a CDS encoding AMP-binding protein: protein MTYAQSIAYIADKFGDREAVVFRDQRFTYADVKREIDSASARYASLGLKPGDKVAILLPNRPEFIWCWLGASQMGLVAVMINTRLRQEELSYQLAQSDTRAVVIPGEGAFRDFLDELSELAPAIRDGAPGALGSEKLPELSYVLVVDDFDTQYKGALSWSELALDDLPLPEMEKDPNVAGLISYSSGTTALPKGAMITHCVWRKAYDIGDRVDMTSEDCLYMAIPMFGSMAVLNGVLPYLARGAKLVIGEQFDADKCLAAIEQEKVTAMHLLPPTVKQLIECPNFDKYDRSSLKISYTLSIDPDILDAVADVIGIPGVMTGYGLTETTTVATRNRWDDSREIRHTTQGWALPDVEIKVVDPETFKELPENEPGELWVRGYCVMLGYYKKPKETEAAIRPDGWFRTGDMGKMDSTGRIQFLGRLGDGYKSRGFNVSPEEVEFTINQHPSVYAAAVIGVADPVAEKIGAAFIVKRKGCELDEQALLDFLKPKLSGYKMPKYVLFVDELPLTPGTGKVQKFKLRELAADLLELENFSAKRA from the coding sequence ATGACATACGCTCAGAGCATTGCCTATATCGCCGACAAATTCGGCGATCGGGAAGCGGTTGTCTTTCGTGATCAGAGATTTACCTACGCCGATGTTAAACGCGAAATCGACAGTGCTTCGGCGCGGTACGCCTCGCTCGGTTTAAAGCCGGGCGACAAGGTTGCCATCCTGCTGCCGAACCGTCCCGAATTCATCTGGTGCTGGCTGGGCGCGTCGCAAATGGGGCTGGTCGCCGTGATGATCAACACCAGGCTGCGTCAGGAGGAATTGTCCTATCAATTGGCACAATCCGATACGCGTGCCGTCGTCATCCCGGGCGAGGGGGCGTTCCGCGACTTTCTTGATGAACTGAGCGAGCTGGCACCGGCCATTCGCGATGGCGCGCCCGGGGCGCTGGGCAGCGAGAAGCTACCCGAGCTTTCATATGTGCTGGTGGTTGATGATTTCGATACTCAGTACAAGGGGGCGCTTTCATGGTCCGAACTGGCGCTTGATGATCTGCCATTGCCTGAAATGGAAAAGGATCCAAACGTCGCCGGGCTGATAAGCTACAGTTCCGGCACGACGGCCCTGCCGAAGGGCGCGATGATTACGCACTGCGTCTGGCGCAAGGCCTATGACATCGGGGATCGTGTGGATATGACGTCGGAGGACTGCCTGTATATGGCAATTCCGATGTTCGGCTCCATGGCGGTTCTGAACGGCGTTCTGCCCTATCTGGCGCGGGGGGCGAAACTGGTCATTGGCGAGCAGTTCGATGCCGATAAATGTCTGGCAGCGATCGAACAGGAAAAAGTGACGGCGATGCATCTGTTGCCGCCAACGGTCAAGCAGTTGATCGAATGTCCGAACTTCGATAAGTATGACCGCTCGTCGCTTAAAATCTCATATACTTTATCGATCGACCCGGACATTCTCGATGCAGTTGCAGACGTCATCGGCATCCCCGGCGTGATGACCGGATATGGCCTGACGGAGACGACGACCGTGGCCACGCGTAACCGTTGGGATGACTCACGCGAGATCCGTCATACGACACAGGGATGGGCGCTGCCGGACGTCGAAATCAAGGTTGTCGATCCCGAGACCTTCAAGGAACTGCCTGAAAACGAACCCGGCGAGCTTTGGGTGCGCGGTTATTGTGTGATGCTTGGATACTACAAGAAGCCCAAGGAAACCGAAGCCGCCATTCGCCCCGATGGCTGGTTCAGGACAGGGGACATGGGAAAGATGGATTCCACCGGCAGGATTCAATTCCTGGGCCGGTTGGGCGACGGTTATAAATCGCGCGGCTTTAATGTCTCGCCGGAAGAAGTCGAATTCACGATTAACCAGCACCCGTCGGTCTATGCCGCCGCCGTGATCGGCGTGGCGGACCCGGTCGCGGAAAAAATCGGCGCGGCGTTCATCGTCAAGCGCAAGGGTTGCGAGCTTGATGAGCAGGCGCTCCTGGATTTCCTCAAGCCGAAACTCTCCGGCTACAAGATGCCGAAGTACGTTTTATTCGTCGATGAGCTGCCGCTCACCCCGGGAACCGGCAAGGTGCAGAAATTCAAGCTGCGTGAACTTGCCGCGGACCTCCTGGAGTTGGAAAATTTTTCTGCAAAGAGGGCATGA
- a CDS encoding AMP-binding protein — protein sequence MSHGKENNPFRGLTYAQSINHIADTYGDKTALTFQGRSYSFRDLKREADLASSRLVALGVRPGESIGIWMPNRPEFPFLWFGAAQIGVIPVIINTRLKQHEFEYQIRQSKSVAIFVPGAGAFRDFIGELTQSHPAIASGKLPSDPFPDLRSVVSMDPVPDNAGNVIGWHDLGEDHPVPAYNTDPDSVGLIAYSSGTTSLPKGAMLSHCIWRKAFDGGRYLRLTSADSLYLTVPLFGVLGCLNGLLMFWSRGCEIHLRERFDEEDFITSLSETRCTFAHLLPTMIERIARHPAYDKDKFKSLRGGVILSSQGSHFLRAIEVLGAEGFTSGYGLTESTGLVSRCYLDDPLEDRLGHQGWPLPDCPIRIVDPETREDLPPGQEGEIVIGGYSVMLGYFDKPEETQACISDDGWLYSGDLGVMSEAGALKFLRRVKDGYKHKGFNVSTPEVEAAILKFPGIRAAAVVGVPDPEFGETGAAFVIPDGDVELDEHELLTYLDAEISSFKVPGAVFVVNEFPLTGGTDKVQKFKLREQAMSRLGIAG from the coding sequence ATGTCCCATGGCAAGGAAAACAACCCGTTCAGGGGACTGACATATGCGCAGTCGATCAATCATATCGCGGATACCTATGGCGATAAAACTGCCCTGACATTCCAGGGGCGGTCATACTCGTTTCGCGACCTGAAGCGTGAAGCGGACCTGGCATCGTCCCGTCTTGTTGCGCTTGGGGTGCGGCCTGGCGAAAGCATCGGAATCTGGATGCCGAACCGTCCCGAGTTTCCTTTCCTGTGGTTCGGCGCGGCGCAGATCGGCGTCATACCGGTTATAATCAATACACGCCTCAAACAGCACGAGTTCGAGTATCAGATCAGGCAATCCAAAAGCGTGGCGATCTTCGTGCCCGGGGCGGGGGCGTTCCGGGATTTTATCGGTGAATTGACGCAATCCCATCCCGCCATCGCATCGGGCAAACTCCCATCTGACCCGTTCCCCGATTTACGATCCGTCGTTTCCATGGATCCGGTGCCCGACAATGCCGGCAACGTTATCGGCTGGCATGATCTTGGAGAAGATCATCCGGTGCCGGCATATAACACGGACCCCGATTCCGTCGGCCTCATCGCCTACAGTTCCGGGACGACATCCCTTCCCAAGGGCGCGATGCTGTCGCATTGCATATGGCGCAAGGCGTTCGACGGTGGCCGGTATCTGAGGCTGACGTCGGCGGACAGCCTTTACCTGACGGTGCCATTGTTCGGCGTGCTTGGATGCCTCAACGGGTTGTTGATGTTCTGGTCCAGGGGCTGCGAGATTCATTTGCGCGAACGATTTGATGAAGAGGACTTCATAACGTCGCTGAGCGAGACAAGGTGCACGTTTGCGCATTTGCTGCCGACCATGATCGAACGCATCGCCAGACACCCTGCTTATGACAAGGACAAATTCAAATCCTTGCGCGGCGGCGTGATCCTGAGCAGCCAGGGCAGTCATTTCCTGCGCGCCATCGAGGTTTTGGGGGCGGAGGGATTTACCTCGGGTTACGGACTAACGGAATCCACAGGGTTGGTCAGCCGGTGCTATCTGGATGACCCGCTTGAGGACCGGTTGGGCCATCAGGGCTGGCCTTTGCCGGACTGCCCGATCCGCATCGTAGACCCGGAAACGAGGGAAGACCTGCCACCTGGGCAGGAAGGCGAAATCGTCATCGGCGGATACTCGGTAATGTTGGGCTATTTCGACAAACCGGAAGAAACGCAAGCATGCATATCGGATGACGGCTGGCTTTATTCAGGCGACCTCGGGGTCATGAGCGAAGCCGGTGCGCTGAAGTTCCTGCGACGGGTCAAGGACGGCTACAAACACAAGGGGTTCAACGTTTCGACGCCGGAAGTGGAAGCCGCCATCCTGAAATTCCCCGGGATCCGCGCAGCGGCAGTCGTCGGTGTACCGGACCCGGAATTCGGAGAAACCGGCGCGGCCTTTGTCATTCCCGACGGCGATGTGGAACTGGATGAGCATGAATTGCTGACATACCTCGACGCCGAGATTTCTTCATTTAAGGTGCCGGGCGCGGTCTTTGTTGTGAATGAATTCCCGCTGACAGGGGGCACCGACAAGGTCCAGAAGTTCAAGCTGCGCGAGCAGGCGATGTCCAGACTCGGGATTGCGGGTTGA
- a CDS encoding enoyl-CoA hydratase/isomerase family protein: MNDSQIVVTDYPSEYIARISLNRPEKRNALGPELREGLLVALHDAMVNADIRVLIITANGGHFSAGGDLASLADVDMVSGRHRIKRGHMVARAILTSEKPVVAAVEGYAMGAGAALAIACDTVVVDGEATLGFPFLKVGLGPDFGVSYTLPRRMGAGRAQHAFLHAKNFKGEAAVDCGLADVLAETGQVQAQALDLAKDLAALPPNALALAKRQFAAAPCDFETAAEMEAMGQALCFAGTEFPEGVAAFQEKRKPKF, from the coding sequence ATGAACGATAGCCAGATCGTCGTCACCGACTATCCGAGTGAATACATTGCCAGAATCAGCCTGAACCGGCCGGAAAAAAGGAATGCGTTGGGGCCGGAATTGCGCGAAGGCCTGCTGGTCGCGTTGCACGATGCCATGGTCAATGCGGATATCCGGGTACTGATTATCACGGCCAACGGCGGACATTTTTCCGCCGGCGGCGATCTGGCGAGCTTGGCCGATGTCGACATGGTGTCCGGGCGGCACCGCATCAAGCGCGGACACATGGTGGCGCGCGCGATCCTGACGTCTGAGAAACCGGTTGTCGCCGCCGTCGAAGGTTACGCGATGGGCGCCGGCGCGGCGCTGGCCATTGCCTGCGACACGGTCGTGGTGGATGGCGAAGCAACGCTCGGCTTCCCGTTCCTGAAGGTCGGCCTGGGGCCGGACTTCGGCGTTTCCTATACCCTGCCCAGGCGTATGGGGGCCGGCCGGGCCCAGCATGCCTTTCTGCACGCGAAGAATTTCAAGGGCGAAGCGGCGGTCGATTGCGGGCTCGCGGATGTATTAGCGGAAACGGGCCAAGTTCAGGCGCAGGCGCTGGATTTGGCGAAGGATCTGGCGGCGTTACCGCCGAATGCGCTGGCGCTCGCCAAAAGACAATTCGCGGCGGCGCCGTGCGATTTCGAAACCGCGGCGGAAATGGAGGCCATGGGCCAGGCGCTCTGTTTCGCGGGAACGGAATTTCCAGAAGGCGTGGCGGCCTTTCAGGAAAAGCGGAAACCGAAATTCTAG
- a CDS encoding MFS transporter → MPEQPTKSFRFIFMFCVLCLLFALGQFHRSSGSVLAPVLVDELSLNAQQIGMVMGSMFLAQGLIQIPFGLLIHRYGCRIIMASTALIAVAGSLLISYASDWTSILAGRFLLGIGFAASLLGAYTVFVKWGEPRNIASLTGRFLFFGSFGGLFATAPFAYLIEIFSWRVVFLFIGIATLSMAIATYISVRDVPTMKDNASEPSEPVTLRSSVIGLLSVLKDRRIWPALSISMFMYAPLQVLIGLWAGPFLKDVHHIAAIDRSYILFFMAIGMNIGMLIYAPIEQYFNTRRKVILCAMSFISALFVFLAAVGYAHVWMAVPLFVVITVSAPFFVLVLAHTQALFDAEFASRVVSLVNLLAISGIFVMQYLTGFLISSVTDDPNVTGSTLGYRLVFASVGVAFFLMMLSYRRTKDIPPKG, encoded by the coding sequence GTGCCCGAACAACCGACGAAATCATTCCGCTTCATATTCATGTTCTGCGTGCTGTGCCTGCTATTCGCATTAGGCCAATTTCACCGCAGTTCCGGCTCCGTGCTGGCGCCGGTCCTGGTCGACGAGCTTTCCCTTAACGCCCAGCAAATCGGCATGGTCATGGGCAGCATGTTCCTGGCTCAGGGACTTATACAGATACCTTTCGGTCTGCTCATTCACCGTTATGGGTGCCGTATCATCATGGCGTCGACGGCGCTCATCGCTGTCGCCGGCTCCCTTCTGATCTCATACGCCAGTGATTGGACCAGCATACTGGCCGGCCGGTTCTTGCTCGGCATCGGCTTTGCCGCGTCCTTGCTCGGGGCCTATACCGTTTTCGTCAAATGGGGCGAGCCCCGCAACATCGCCTCGTTGACCGGCCGGTTCCTGTTCTTCGGCAGTTTCGGCGGGCTTTTCGCCACGGCGCCGTTCGCCTATCTGATCGAAATATTTTCCTGGCGGGTGGTTTTTCTGTTCATCGGCATCGCGACTCTGAGCATGGCCATCGCAACCTACATCTCTGTCCGCGATGTCCCGACCATGAAAGACAACGCCAGCGAGCCGTCAGAGCCGGTAACCCTGCGCAGCAGCGTTATCGGACTGCTATCCGTTCTGAAAGATCGTCGAATCTGGCCGGCGCTCAGCATATCGATGTTCATGTATGCACCGTTACAGGTTCTGATCGGTCTGTGGGCGGGACCATTCCTGAAGGACGTGCATCACATTGCGGCAATCGACCGCAGCTATATCCTTTTCTTCATGGCCATCGGCATGAATATCGGCATGCTGATTTATGCGCCCATCGAGCAGTATTTCAACACCCGGCGCAAAGTCATCCTCTGCGCCATGTCGTTCATTTCCGCCCTCTTTGTATTCCTCGCCGCGGTCGGCTATGCGCATGTATGGATGGCTGTGCCGTTATTTGTTGTGATCACGGTCAGCGCGCCCTTTTTCGTCCTCGTGCTGGCCCATACCCAAGCTCTGTTCGACGCCGAGTTCGCAAGCCGGGTCGTCTCGCTGGTCAATCTGCTGGCGATTTCCGGCATCTTCGTAATGCAGTATCTGACAGGTTTTCTCATATCCTCGGTGACGGACGATCCGAACGTCACCGGATCGACGCTCGGCTACCGGCTCGTGTTCGCGTCGGTTGGCGTCGCGTTCTTCCTGATGATGCTATCCTATCGCCGGACCAAGGATATCCCGCCGAAAGGCTAG
- the ribB gene encoding 3,4-dihydroxy-2-butanone-4-phosphate synthase — protein MEKQAEAYEKPVTDARDEASNLAPIEEVISDIRQGKMVILIDDEDRENEGDFIIASEFADAAAINFMARYGRGLICLSLTEQRIKELGLSLMPRREGDRQSTAFTVSIEAREGVTTGISAADRARTVSVAIDRDKGRNDLSTPGHVFPLCARDGGVLVRAGHTEAAVDLARLAGLTPSGVICEIMNEDGTMARLPDLVKVAKEHDLKIASIANLIAYRRRNEKLIERVMERELESRHGGQFKIIVYLNRVDGVEHVAMVKGDIGGDEPTHVRMHSVNLLDDIVGDLFYEHGGEIYRAMERIGELSRGVVVFLRETHNTSPSDALRQREQSVQTSGSNLRDYGTGAQILADLNVSDMILLTNSNRSVAGLEGYGLRIVGREPL, from the coding sequence ATGGAAAAACAAGCCGAAGCATATGAGAAGCCGGTGACGGATGCGCGCGATGAGGCCTCGAATCTGGCGCCTATCGAAGAAGTCATCTCCGATATACGTCAGGGCAAGATGGTTATTCTGATTGATGATGAGGATCGCGAAAACGAAGGCGATTTCATCATAGCATCCGAGTTTGCGGATGCCGCGGCGATCAACTTCATGGCGCGATACGGGCGCGGGCTGATCTGCCTTTCTCTGACGGAGCAGAGGATCAAGGAACTAGGCCTGTCATTAATGCCCCGTCGTGAAGGGGATCGGCAAAGCACCGCCTTTACCGTGTCGATCGAAGCCCGCGAAGGCGTCACGACAGGTATTTCCGCGGCTGATCGCGCGCGAACGGTTTCCGTCGCCATTGACCGTGACAAAGGGCGGAATGATCTGTCGACGCCGGGCCACGTCTTCCCGCTTTGCGCGCGTGACGGCGGGGTGCTGGTGCGCGCAGGGCATACGGAAGCCGCCGTTGACCTGGCGCGGCTGGCGGGGCTGACGCCATCCGGGGTGATCTGCGAAATTATGAACGAAGACGGTACGATGGCCCGGCTGCCGGACCTTGTGAAGGTCGCGAAAGAGCATGATCTGAAAATCGCCTCGATTGCCAATCTGATCGCTTATCGGCGCCGCAATGAGAAACTCATCGAACGTGTCATGGAACGTGAGCTGGAATCCCGCCATGGCGGCCAATTCAAAATCATCGTCTATTTAAATCGGGTCGATGGCGTTGAACATGTCGCCATGGTGAAGGGCGATATCGGTGGCGACGAACCGACGCATGTGCGCATGCATTCGGTCAATCTGCTCGATGATATCGTTGGCGATTTGTTTTATGAACATGGCGGCGAAATCTATCGCGCCATGGAACGAATCGGTGAACTGAGCCGTGGTGTCGTTGTCTTTCTTCGTGAAACGCACAATACCAGCCCCTCGGATGCCTTGCGCCAGCGTGAGCAGTCGGTGCAGACAAGTGGCAGCAATCTCCGCGATTACGGCACCGGCGCGCAAATTCTCGCGGATCTCAATGTCTCGGACATGATATTGCTGACCAACAGCAATCGCAGTGTTGCGGGTCTTGAAGGATACGGCCTGCGCATCGTTGGTCGGGAACCGCTTTAA
- the fabG gene encoding 3-oxoacyl-ACP reductase FabG has protein sequence MSKKFSGRTAVVTGGAGGIGRATAEEFARGGANVAICEINIDAASAAAEEIAKQHGVICKAYKCDVSDVADVDAMVSDVVENLGSLDILVNNAGITRDNLIYKMSDDDWDLVMGVHLKGTFVCTRAAQRVMVENQYGKIVNISSTSALGNRGQVNYSTAKAGLQGFTRTLALELGRYNINVNCVAPGFIDTEMTQATAIRLGFDPEDYKAERAKNIAVRRVGVPQDIANTVSFLCSDDASFVSGQVIYVSGGPETRR, from the coding sequence ATGTCGAAAAAATTCTCCGGCCGGACGGCCGTTGTAACAGGTGGTGCGGGCGGGATTGGCCGGGCGACAGCCGAGGAATTTGCCCGTGGCGGGGCGAACGTTGCTATTTGTGAAATCAATATCGATGCTGCATCGGCAGCCGCGGAAGAGATCGCCAAGCAGCATGGGGTCATATGCAAGGCATATAAGTGCGATGTATCCGATGTCGCGGATGTTGATGCGATGGTCAGCGATGTCGTCGAAAACCTCGGCTCGCTGGACATCCTGGTGAACAACGCCGGAATCACCCGTGACAATCTTATTTACAAGATGAGCGATGACGACTGGGACCTGGTCATGGGCGTGCACCTGAAGGGGACGTTCGTGTGCACACGGGCGGCCCAGCGCGTGATGGTCGAAAATCAGTACGGCAAGATCGTGAATATTTCCTCGACATCTGCGCTCGGCAACCGCGGGCAGGTCAACTATTCGACAGCGAAAGCCGGCTTGCAGGGATTTACCCGGACATTGGCGCTCGAGCTTGGCCGCTACAACATCAACGTCAATTGCGTGGCGCCTGGTTTCATCGATACCGAGATGACCCAGGCCACGGCCATCCGTCTGGGCTTCGACCCCGAAGACTACAAGGCGGAGCGGGCCAAGAATATCGCCGTGCGCAGGGTCGGCGTGCCGCAGGATATTGCGAATACCGTCTCGTTCCTTTGCAGCGACGACGCCAGCTTCGTCAGTGGTCAGGTGATTTACGTCAGCGGCGGTCCTGAGACGCGGCGCTAA
- a CDS encoding AMP-binding protein yields MSKEWRDHTFSEALDWGRRVHGERLAIVSGEHRLTFSQLADRAESLARGLIESGVRKGDCVALWSTDCLEWLLARWAVPAMGAVLVPINTRFRDEEIRYILGQSDAKALIMSRGIPSVNYYDILSRIDPGVSGYQRGDWSSEIFPTLKAVVGIGNEMPDSVQPIADVEAQGSELMTRDDVYRTFAEDCLPSDVAQLMYTSGTTSFPKGAMVCHGPLLQNNFNTIARMRLDHTDRYLASVPLFSATGTSFTLSPFLAGAAIVLMEDGFSAERFCRLVEAEKVTMSFFVEPIVRDLRSLPELSKYNLTSLRTGTGAPLRAESFRWLAEDLGAEHLTNVYGLSETSNAVCRSFWNDPLEDRIESCGRPMLDVRIRIADPETDSDLGCGPMGEIQVNAYTVSPGYYKMPEETAASRSADGWLKTGDLGVLREDGQLLFKGRIKEMIKPGGFNVATLEVENFIKKLPGIKEVALVGVPDERMGEIGYVYIETEDQANVTSEDVIAHCKSHIAGYKVPRYVSFIEDWPITGSGKIRKLDLRDRAIESISRQQDEAVVG; encoded by the coding sequence ATGTCGAAAGAGTGGAGAGATCATACATTTTCCGAAGCCCTCGATTGGGGGCGGCGGGTGCATGGTGAAAGACTGGCGATTGTTTCCGGCGAGCACCGTTTGACATTTTCGCAACTGGCGGACCGTGCGGAATCCCTGGCCCGGGGGCTTATCGAAAGCGGCGTCCGGAAGGGCGACTGCGTTGCGCTGTGGTCAACCGACTGCCTTGAATGGCTGCTGGCCAGATGGGCGGTGCCGGCCATGGGGGCCGTTCTGGTGCCGATCAATACCCGCTTCCGTGACGAGGAAATCCGCTACATCCTTGGGCAAAGCGATGCCAAGGCCCTGATCATGTCGCGGGGCATCCCCAGTGTGAATTACTACGATATTCTGTCGCGGATCGATCCCGGCGTGTCCGGATATCAACGCGGTGACTGGTCAAGTGAGATCTTCCCGACGTTGAAAGCGGTCGTCGGTATCGGTAATGAGATGCCGGACAGCGTCCAGCCGATAGCGGACGTTGAGGCGCAGGGCAGCGAGTTGATGACGCGGGACGATGTATATCGGACTTTCGCTGAAGATTGCCTGCCGTCGGATGTCGCGCAGCTTATGTACACGTCGGGAACGACGTCCTTCCCGAAGGGGGCGATGGTTTGTCATGGCCCGCTTTTGCAGAACAACTTCAACACCATTGCCAGGATGCGTCTTGATCACACCGACAGGTATCTGGCGTCGGTGCCGCTGTTCAGTGCCACGGGAACGTCGTTTACGTTGTCGCCGTTCCTGGCCGGTGCCGCCATCGTGCTGATGGAGGACGGATTCAGCGCCGAGCGTTTCTGCCGGCTTGTCGAAGCAGAGAAAGTGACGATGAGTTTTTTCGTCGAGCCCATTGTCAGGGATCTCAGAAGCCTCCCCGAGTTGTCCAAGTACAATCTGACCTCGCTTCGCACCGGCACCGGCGCGCCGTTGCGGGCGGAATCGTTCCGCTGGCTTGCCGAGGATCTGGGTGCCGAGCACCTGACGAACGTATATGGGCTTTCCGAAACGTCGAATGCGGTTTGCCGCAGTTTCTGGAACGACCCGCTCGAAGACCGCATTGAAAGCTGCGGCCGCCCGATGCTGGATGTGCGGATTCGAATTGCGGATCCGGAGACGGACAGCGATCTCGGATGCGGCCCGATGGGCGAGATACAGGTGAACGCCTACACGGTGTCGCCGGGATATTACAAAATGCCGGAAGAAACGGCTGCCTCGCGCAGTGCGGACGGCTGGCTGAAGACGGGTGACCTGGGCGTGCTGCGCGAGGACGGCCAGCTTCTCTTCAAGGGGCGCATCAAGGAAATGATCAAGCCGGGTGGCTTCAACGTTGCCACGCTTGAGGTCGAAAACTTCATCAAGAAATTGCCCGGCATCAAGGAAGTTGCACTCGTCGGCGTGCCTGACGAACGGATGGGCGAGATCGGTTATGTCTACATTGAAACCGAGGATCAGGCGAACGTCACAAGCGAGGACGTGATCGCCCACTGCAAATCGCATATCGCTGGCTACAAAGTCCCGCGCTACGTCAGCTTCATTGAGGACTGGCCGATAACGGGAAGTGGAAAAATTCGCAAACTCGATCTTCGCGATCGGGCAATCGAGAGTATATCGCGGCAGCAAGATGAAGCCGTGGTCGGATAA
- a CDS encoding acyl-CoA dehydrogenase family protein: protein MIDPVDALQSKEIQELHEIAINEFAPRGRKYDENADMPVENIQTLFEKGWLSTTLPKEKGGKGSNLDTDDPATYLQALRVIARGCSGTAHCYQVHNHTIWAINDLGTDDHFERYIKPGFERPFLGSFVGSEAKRRHMYMMNTTATPTEGGLIVRGEKNYATNGPTMGFAIIFTALAGVEDFNENHQMVIIRPDMKGVSVDLDWYRPAGMRCASSPVITLDDVFIPDADVFCAPGTYPKARLQGKFHLGFAANYLGTAEGMYDWYLQYVGGRGKGGDGIVQMRTGEMKIQLRAAEALFHDAIRSWKTKSVVEAELISIAAKSMAAHVAFELSHKIIHNSGSTAMFDQFPLARYIRDLETHVLHAGHDRSAQIIGQAEFGQTFDSTLQR from the coding sequence ATGATTGATCCGGTTGATGCCCTGCAAAGCAAGGAAATTCAAGAACTTCACGAAATAGCAATTAACGAATTTGCACCGCGGGGCCGTAAGTACGACGAGAATGCGGATATGCCCGTTGAGAATATTCAGACCCTGTTCGAAAAGGGCTGGCTCTCGACCACGCTGCCGAAGGAAAAGGGCGGCAAAGGCAGCAACCTCGATACGGACGATCCGGCAACCTATCTGCAGGCGTTGCGGGTTATTGCCCGAGGGTGCAGCGGGACCGCGCACTGCTATCAAGTCCATAACCACACGATTTGGGCGATCAATGACCTTGGTACCGATGATCACTTCGAACGTTACATCAAGCCTGGTTTCGAGCGTCCGTTCCTGGGCTCTTTCGTCGGCTCGGAAGCCAAGCGCCGACACATGTACATGATGAACACGACGGCGACGCCGACCGAAGGCGGATTGATCGTGCGAGGCGAGAAGAACTACGCAACCAACGGCCCGACAATGGGCTTCGCGATCATCTTCACCGCGTTGGCGGGTGTCGAGGACTTCAACGAGAACCACCAGATGGTCATCATCAGACCGGATATGAAAGGCGTCAGCGTCGATCTGGATTGGTATCGTCCGGCCGGTATGCGTTGCGCGTCGAGCCCGGTGATCACGCTCGACGATGTATTCATTCCGGATGCAGATGTTTTCTGCGCGCCGGGTACGTACCCGAAAGCACGTCTGCAGGGTAAGTTCCACCTGGGCTTTGCCGCCAACTATCTCGGTACGGCCGAGGGCATGTACGACTGGTATCTTCAGTATGTCGGCGGCCGCGGCAAAGGCGGCGACGGCATCGTGCAGATGCGCACCGGGGAAATGAAAATTCAGCTCCGCGCCGCCGAAGCGCTTTTCCACGACGCGATCCGCTCATGGAAAACCAAAAGCGTTGTCGAAGCCGAACTGATCTCGATTGCAGCGAAGTCGATGGCAGCCCATGTCGCATTCGAGCTTTCGCACAAGATCATTCATAACTCGGGTTCGACGGCGATGTTCGATCAGTTCCCGCTCGCGCGTTACATTCGCGATCTGGAAACCCACGTGCTGCATGCCGGTCACGACCGTTCGGCGCAGATCATCGGTCAGGCAGAATTCGGCCAGACGTTCGATTCCACCTTGCAGCGCTAA
- a CDS encoding MaoC/PaaZ C-terminal domain-containing protein: MSTEATERRYEDVKENDFFMFEKPPVTKQQLVMYAGASGDYNRIHYDHHFAVEAGLGGVIAHGMLVMGFLSQTVVMWGGKGAFVTEVRSRFVAPVRPGDCVVFDGRVVSKEVVDGKKLCRLEVEGVANERIVIKGAAVVQLPDGN, encoded by the coding sequence ATGAGTACCGAAGCCACGGAAAGGCGGTATGAGGACGTGAAGGAGAACGACTTCTTCATGTTCGAAAAACCGCCGGTCACCAAACAGCAGCTCGTCATGTATGCGGGGGCTTCCGGAGATTATAACCGCATCCATTATGATCATCATTTCGCCGTCGAGGCAGGCCTCGGCGGGGTGATCGCCCACGGGATGCTGGTTATGGGCTTTCTCAGTCAAACGGTCGTGATGTGGGGCGGCAAGGGAGCCTTCGTGACAGAAGTCCGGAGCCGCTTTGTCGCCCCTGTCCGACCCGGGGATTGCGTGGTGTTCGATGGCAGGGTTGTCAGCAAAGAAGTGGTGGATGGAAAGAAGCTTTGTCGGCTGGAGGTTGAAGGCGTTGCCAACGAACGGATCGTTATCAAGGGGGCAGCCGTAGTTCAACTTCCTGACGGCAACTGA